The DNA segment ACCGGCGGCACGGGCTCCTGGGTGTTGGCGGCCGTGACCTGCACGCCTTCGGCGGCGTTGTCCTCGGTCAGCACGAGCGGCCCGAAGACGTTCGGGTCGGGCAGCTCGTAGCCGTCCGGGGCGGCCGTCTCACGCCAGTAGTAGGTGCCCACCACCGTGGTGTCCGAGCAGATGCCGCTGTCGGGGGTGGTGCAGTCGCTGACGTGGGTGTCGGGGTTGATGCCGATCGTCTGGAGGCCGGGCGTGTTGTTGGTCTCGCGCCACAGCTCGAACTCGGCTCCGGCGAGCGGGACGCCGGTCTCGGCGTCGGTCTTGAAGACCCGCACCTCACCGGTGACCGGCGGGACAACCGTCTTGTCGTTCAGGGCCTCGATCTGAACGCCCTGCGCGGCGTTGTCCTCGGTGAGGACGAGCGGCCCGAAGACGTTCGGGTCGGGCAGCTCGTAGCCGTCCGGGGCGGCGGTCTCGCGCCAGTAGTAGGTGCCCACGGTCGTGTTCTCGGAGCAGACGCCGCTGTCGGGCGTGGTGCAGTCCGTGACGTGGGTGTCCGGGTTCGCCCCGTCCACCTGGAGTCCGGCCTCGTCGTTGGTCTCGCGCCACAGCTCGAACTCGGCGCCGGCCAGCGGGTCACCCGTCGCGGAGTCCGCCTTCAGCACGCTGACGTCGCCGGTGACCGGCGGCACCACGGTCGGGGTGTTCTCGGCCTCGACCTGGACACCGTCGGCGGCATTGGCCGCGGTCAGGACGAGCGGGCCGAAGACGTTCGGGTCGGGGAGGTCGTAGCCGTCCGGGGCGGCTGTCTCGCGCCAGTAGTACGTACCGAGAATGGTGCTCTCGGAGCAGATGCCGTCGTTGGGGGTGGTGCAGTCGCTGACGTGGGTGTCCGGGTTCGCCCCGTCGACCTGGAGTCCGGCCTCGTCGTTGGTCTCGCGCCACAGTTCGAAGTCGGCCCCGGCGAGCGGGTTGCCGGTCTCGGCGTCCGTCTTCAGCACGCTGACGTCACCGGTGACGATGGGCACGGTGCCCTGGGTGTTCAGCGCCTCGGCCCGGACGCCCTGGGCGGCGTTGTCGTCGGTGAGGACGAGCGGCCCGAAGACGTTGGGGTCGGGGAGCTCATAGCCGTCCGGGGCGGCCGTCTCGCGCCAGTAGTAGGTGCCGATGGTGGTGTTCTCGGAGCAGACACCGTCGTCGGGGGTGGTGCAGTCCGTGACGTGGGTGTCCGGGTTCGCCCCGTCCACCTGGAGACCTTCGACGTCGTTCGTCTCGCGCCACAGCTCGAACTCGGCCCCCGCGAGCGGGGCGCCGGTGTCCGCGTCCGTCTTCAGCACGCTGACGTCACCCATGACGGGCGGCACCACGGTCGCGGTGTTGGCGGCCGTGACCTGGACGCCCTCGGCGGCGTTGTCCGCGGTCAGCGTGAGCGGGCCGAAGACGTTGGGGTCGGGGAGGTCGTAGCCGTCCGGGGCCGACGTCTCGCGCCAGTAGTAGGTGCCGAGGACGGTGTTGTCGGAGCAGACACCGTCGTCGGGGGTGGTGCAGTCGCTGACGTGGGTGTCCGGGTTCGCCCCGTCGACCTGGAGTCCGGCCTCGTCGTTGGTCTCGCGCCACAGTTCGAAGCCGGCCCCGGCGAGCGGGTTGCCGGTGTCCGCGTCGGTCTTCAGCACGCTGACGTCACCGGTGACGGGCGGCACCACGGTCGGGGTGTTGAGCGCCTCGACCCGGACGCCGTCCGTGGCGTTGTCGTCGGTGAGGACGAGCGGCCCGAAGACGTTGGGGTCGGGCAGCTCGTAGCCGTCCGGCGCGGCGGTCTCGCGCCAGTAGTAGGTGCCCACGGTCGTGTTCTCGGAGCAGACACCGTCGTCCGGCGTGGTGCAGTCGGTGACGTGGGTGTCCGGGTTCGCCCCGTCCACCTGGAGACCTTCGACGCCGTTGGTCTCGCGCCACAGGTCGAACTCGGCCCCCGCGAGCGGGTTGCCGGTGTCCGAGTCGGTCTTCAGCACGCTGACGTCGCCCATGACCGGCGGCACGACGGTCGGCGTGTTGGCGGCCGTGACCTGCACGCCTTCGGCGGCGTTGTCCGCGGTGAGGGCGAGCGGGCCGAAGACGTTGGGGTCGGGCAGCTCGTAGCCGTCCGGCGCTGCGGTCTCACGCCAGTAGTACTCGCCCAGCGACGTCGTCTCGGAGCAGATGCCGTTGTCGGGGGTGGTGCAGTCGCTGACGTGGGTGTCGGGGTCGGCCCCGTCCACCTGGAGGCCGGGCACGTCGTTGGTCTCGCGCCACAGCTCGAAGTCCGCCCCGGCCAGCGGAGCACCCGTGTCCGCGTCCGTCTTGAGGACGCTCACCGCACCGGTCACCGGCTGCGAACCGCACTCCGGGAGGTCGCCGTTGAACGGGTAGGCGTGGAACTCCACCCCGGCCGTCTCGCTGGTGTGCGTCAGCGAGCCCGTGGTGAAGAACCTGCCGTTCATACCGGGCATGCTCACGGTGCTCATGGACGCCTGGTCACCCACCAGGACGCTGCCCTGGAACTGCCCGGACCCGACGAACTGCGCCGTGTCGGCGTCGGGCAGGTTCCACAGCAGCCGGTCGCGGTACTGCCCCAGCGTGTCGGCGCCGCTGGTGGTGTTGATGATGCGGTTCTCCCCGATCACGTTGACCAGGATCGTCGCGCCGGCGGGGATGCCCGC comes from the Streptomyces sp. NBC_00525 genome and includes:
- a CDS encoding SpaA isopeptide-forming pilin-related protein, which encodes MPKRLSALRSRARSTGAACAVLATVIPVFTFGVGAAPAAAATLPGGLGPCVPGSCPDPFPEVNNGDFAGRDDAINIFVGDDFLVRGRAAEAEGRVVVLDDFDQNKNTDASGLYNLGIVGVGSRVPPPDGSDFLTTGGDVTIAPGQTLDTTGGIAGEQGIVRHAGTLTGTVTGTTIQDDNAAGPYTGLRDELTAASQCYARPDGQLREPTGTAVNEGYRTIFTGDNTSQLQVFNVDFDMVNPNSPNGSQSIEFAGIPAGATILVNVIGENRIINTTSGADTLGQYRDRLLWNLPDADTAQFVGSGQFQGSVLVGDQASMSTVSMPGMNGRFFTTGSLTHTSETAGVEFHAYPFNGDLPECGSQPVTGAVSVLKTDADTGAPLAGADFELWRETNDVPGLQVDGADPDTHVSDCTTPDNGICSETTSLGEYYWRETAAPDGYELPDPNVFGPLALTADNAAEGVQVTAANTPTVVPPVMGDVSVLKTDSDTGNPLAGAEFDLWRETNGVEGLQVDGANPDTHVTDCTTPDDGVCSENTTVGTYYWRETAAPDGYELPDPNVFGPLVLTDDNATDGVRVEALNTPTVVPPVTGDVSVLKTDADTGNPLAGAGFELWRETNDEAGLQVDGANPDTHVSDCTTPDDGVCSDNTVLGTYYWRETSAPDGYDLPDPNVFGPLTLTADNAAEGVQVTAANTATVVPPVMGDVSVLKTDADTGAPLAGAEFELWRETNDVEGLQVDGANPDTHVTDCTTPDDGVCSENTTIGTYYWRETAAPDGYELPDPNVFGPLVLTDDNAAQGVRAEALNTQGTVPIVTGDVSVLKTDAETGNPLAGADFELWRETNDEAGLQVDGANPDTHVSDCTTPNDGICSESTILGTYYWRETAAPDGYDLPDPNVFGPLVLTAANAADGVQVEAENTPTVVPPVTGDVSVLKADSATGDPLAGAEFELWRETNDEAGLQVDGANPDTHVTDCTTPDSGVCSENTTVGTYYWRETAAPDGYELPDPNVFGPLVLTEDNAAQGVQIEALNDKTVVPPVTGEVRVFKTDAETGVPLAGAEFELWRETNNTPGLQTIGINPDTHVSDCTTPDSGICSDTTVVGTYYWRETAAPDGYELPDPNVFGPLVLTEDNAAEGVQVTAANTQEPVPPVNGSITLDKTDAKNGEPLAGAVFELWRETNDVPGLQVDGANPDTLTDAGCSTGDDGQCVFDDLPLGEYYLREIAVPEGYVLSDDPVSGPIEVTEENSAEGVTVELTNERGEPCKGKGGKGKDCEDNDHKAAARG